Part of the Amycolatopsis sp. 195334CR genome is shown below.
ACGCGCCCGCCGAGCACATCGACGCGCTCCGCCGCTTCGGCGACATCATCGGCACCTCGTTCCAGATCTCCGACGACGTCATCGACATCGCGTCGGCCTCGGAGCAGTCGGGCAAGTCGCCGGGCACCGACCTGCGCGAGGGCGTGCGCACGCTGCCGATGCTCTACGCACTCGCCGACCCGGCCACCGACCCCCGACTGGTTGAACTGCTCTCCGGGCCGATCACCGAGGATCACCTGGTCGAGGAGGCGCTCGGGCTGCTCCGGGTCTCTTCCGGACTCGATCGGGCGAAGGACACGCTGGCCGACTACGCTCAGCGCGCGCGGGTCGAACTGGCTTCGCTCCCCGCGTCACCGGCGCGGGACGCCTGCGAGTCGGTCGCCGACTACCTGGTGGCCCGCACCGGCTGAGGGGTCCCCCGAAAGGGGCGTAAGGAAGGCTGCCCGGTCCCGTCACTCAACCGAGGGGACCGGAAGGAGGGACGCGGCGGAGATGTCCATTTTCACGCAGGTCTGGCTGTGGAGCGTGGCGGCGTTCGCGATCGGGGTGCTGCTGACCGTTCTGCTGCTCGTCCTGCCCGCGCGCAAGCAGGTCAAGGAGCTGCAGCGACGGCTGACCGCCGCCGAGGCGGCGCCGCGCGAGGCGACCCGCCAGTTCACGCCGGAACCGAGGGCCGAACGCGAGCCGACGCGCACCTTCGACCCGGGGCCCGCCGCCGCGGCCACGGCGTACCAGCCCGCCTTCGAGCCGGAGGCACCACGCGGTTTCGAGTCCGAGGCGCCGCGGGGCTTCGAGTCCGAGCGGACGGAGGCTGTGGTGCCGACGCGCACGTTCGAGCCCGAGCCGCCGCGGGGCTTCGAACCGGCTGATCAGTCCCGTCAGACGTATGAGGCTGAGCAGGCCTACGCGGGACAGCAGGAGTTCGAGAGCGAGCGGACGTTCGAGCCCGAGCAGCCGTATGCCGCCGAGCGTCAGTACGAGGCCGAGCAGGAGTTCGGCGGTGACCGCCAGCACGAGGGCGAGCGCCAGTACGACGCCAGCCAGCCGTACGAGGGCGAGCAGTTCGAGGCCGAGCGCGGCAACAATGAGCCCGCCTACGACAACGGGCAACCCTACGAAGACGGGCAGGCCTACGCGAACGAGTCGACCACCGCGTACCAGCCGGCGCTCGACCCCGAGCCCATCCAGTCCGACATCGAGCTGCGCCCGCACTACGAAGAAGAAGCCGAGCCCCACCACGAGTCCGTGGAGCAGAGCTGGTTCTCCAGGGAACAGAAGGCCGAGGAGACCGTCTACTACAACGGCAGCGGCCTCCTCGACAAGGACGAAGACCGCCCCGGCAGCCTCTTCACCCCGGCGCCCGCCGAAGAAGAACCGCCCGCGTACGCCTTCAGCGACGAAGAAGCCGAGCCCTCCTACGAAGAGGAACTGGCCGCCGAGCGCACCCAGGTACTGCCCAAGCGCCAGCCCCGCCAGGCGCCGCCCGGGGGGTTCGATCCGCCCCAGCCGATCGAGCCGTCGGTCCGCCAGATCGAGCGTCGCGAACCGGCACTGGAACAGGGCCAGAACAGCGGTTCGCTCTTCGAGCCCGCCGGGACCAACGGCAGCATCCCCGAACCCCCGCCCGCGCGGGACTTCGTGCCGGAGACCTCGGTGCCGCTGGGACCGTTCGGCCCCGGCTCGGCCATGCCGAAACCGGGCGGCGGCCGCCCCTCCGACGACTTCACCGTCAAGGCCAGCGTGACCGCCCTCCGCTACTGCACCGAGGACTCCCCGCAGTTCCCGCGCATGGTCGCCGAGGTGTGGTTCCGCAGCGCGACCGACGCCGAGCGGGTCGGCTTCCGCCCGCTCGGCTGACCGCCGAAGCGCCCGCTCGGCTGAGCCACCAGAATCAGACGACCGTCCAGGTGTCCTTGCCGTGCAGCAGGGACTGCAGGTCCGGCTTCTTCGTCGCCGCGGCCTGCTCCACCTGGGTGCGGGCCTGGTCGTCGTAGGTCGGCCGGGAAACCTGGCGCAGGATGCCGATCGGCGTGTGGTTCAGGTTCTGGTCGCCGATCCGCGACAGCGCGAACGAGTACGAAGTGTCCTCAATGGACGGATCGTGCACGACCAGGTTGTCCTCGCCGATCTCGCTGACCTTGGCCACTTCGAGACCGCCCCAGCCGCCGCGCGTCACGCCGAACTCGTTCTCCGGCCCGAACCGGATCGGCTCACCGGCCTTCAGCGGGATCAGCCTGCGCTGCGCCTCGTCCTTGTCCTTGAGCACCTCGAACGCGCCGTCGTTGAAGATCGGGCAGTTCTGGTAGATCTCCACCAGCGCCGAACCGCGGTGCTCGGCCGCGGCCTGCAGCACCTCGGTCAGGCCCTTGCGGTCGGAGTCCAGCGCGCGGCCGACGAACGAGGCCTCCGCGCCGATCGCCAGCGACAGCGGGTTGAACGGGGTGTCCAGGCTGCCCATCGGGGTGGACTTGGTGACCATGCCCGGCCCGGAGGTGGGCGAGTACTGGCCCTTGGTCAGCCCGTAGATCCGGTTGTTGAACAGCAGGATCTTCAGGTTCACGTTGCGGCGCAGGGCGTGGATCAGGTGGTTGCCGCCGATGGACAGCGCGTCGCCGTCCCCGGTCACCACCCACACCGACAGGTCCGGCCGGGTGGTGGCCAGCCCGGTGGCGATGGCGGGCGCGCGCCCGTGGATCGAGTGCATGCCGTAGGTGTTCAGGTAGTACGGGAAGCGCGACGAGCAGCCGATGCCCGAGATGAACACGATGTTCTCGCGCTTGAGGCCCAGCGTCGGCAGGAACGACTGCACGGCGTTGAGCACCACGTAGTCACCGCAGCCGGGGCACCAGCGGACTTCCTGGTCGCTCTTGTAGTCCTTGGCCTTCTGCGGCTCGTCGGTGGTCGGCACGCCGTCGAGGCCGCCGAGCGTGGGCAGGCCCAGATCGATCGCGGTCATTTGCCCTCGACCCCCTTGATGATGTCGGTGAAGACGCCCTGCAGTTCCTCCGCCTTGAACG
Proteins encoded:
- a CDS encoding 2-oxoacid:ferredoxin oxidoreductase subunit beta, which codes for MTAIDLGLPTLGGLDGVPTTDEPQKAKDYKSDQEVRWCPGCGDYVVLNAVQSFLPTLGLKRENIVFISGIGCSSRFPYYLNTYGMHSIHGRAPAIATGLATTRPDLSVWVVTGDGDALSIGGNHLIHALRRNVNLKILLFNNRIYGLTKGQYSPTSGPGMVTKSTPMGSLDTPFNPLSLAIGAEASFVGRALDSDRKGLTEVLQAAAEHRGSALVEIYQNCPIFNDGAFEVLKDKDEAQRRLIPLKAGEPIRFGPENEFGVTRGGWGGLEVAKVSEIGEDNLVVHDPSIEDTSYSFALSRIGDQNLNHTPIGILRQVSRPTYDDQARTQVEQAAATKKPDLQSLLHGKDTWTVV